TAATCTCTTAAAAATATATAGATTTATATATACTTGTatagttattttttttttgtaaatccatTTTGCCTCCCTTTTCTGTTTCCCGATTTTAATTGACAGCAATTTTGTTCTCCTCCATGAAATGAGGAAATTGGTGTTTTGGCACATTGCCTGTGGTAGCACCACTGGGTTTCTCCATCTCTGAGCCAATGGCAGACTGAGAGCCATCTATCTTGGAGACGGTGGCAGAATTCATGGCGATGTTGATTGCCGGACCTCCCCCAATTGTGGTTGGAAGAGGAGGGATCCCGCCACTCTGAATCACAGAGATTTCATTGGTCTTCATGGCTAAGCCGTTGCTGAGCACTGCTGCATATTGGTTCCAGGCTGCAGGATCAAGATTGACCGACTGGGGTACAACATCCTTATGAAAGATCTCCGATACCTTCTTTGGGTCACTGCCGAGCAGAGCCATGGGGTTATCAATGGACAGTCTTCTTCCGCGTCTGGCTGAGTTGTTCCACATATGAGTTCCAACGTGGACCTTATGGACAGAAGGATCAGGGGGAAAAGTTATCTTTCTACTTGTACTGATCTTGCAAGGCTAGGACAAAAACTCAAAGGACAAAGTATTAGAAAGGAgaacaaactccagtttgtttCTGCACAAGAATGACCCTGGGGTATTCTTGGACTTGGGTGCTAGTTTAAGAAGTCTTCACAATCAACTGGGATTAGCTTGACATTCAAATGTGGGCACACCAGCAAATTAGCTTTTATTTCTTGCCCACAAGCCAAgattaaaccatggtttagaacCCCAGTTTGAAATACCTGAATCTGGACAGAGCctagagcaagggtccccaatgAGGTGCCCATGGCTGCCATGGTGTCTGCTGACACCTttttggtgcctgccaagtatttttaggaagtgagtgggggcaggtagggcttttttccagcaaggcttttgattggctgtgcacattttttttaaatgctactttggcagcagctgccaccacagcacaaggaactgCACCCAAGAACAAACAAGGCCTGTTCTAATCACAAACAACCTCTAGTTGATTTAGGATAGATGAATATAGCCTAGCCAACATCTCCATTTACCTaccctacaggtagggttgccaggtccctcttcaccatcggtgggatgtttttggggcagagcctgaggagggcagggtttgggaagggacttcaatgccatacagtccaattggcaaagcagccattttctccaggtgaactgatctctatcagctggagatcagttgtaatagcaggagacctccagctggtacctggaggttggcaaccatgcctACAGGACTATTGTTAACATAAATGCACTAACTTCTTGAATGCTATCTCATGGTACCTGGAATACAGTTGTGATAGGTTATGAAGAAAAAGGGGGACCTGCCACACATACTAGACAAAAGAATACGGTCAGTACTTCTTCACTCACACGTAACTGTCTTCCTTCAATATAGGtatctccctcccccatttaaaaaacaactgtGGGATGGGTAGGGGATGCCAAGGCATTTGCAGAAGCTACGCAAGTCACATCAGCCTCACCTGAAGTGTTTTGGAAACAGCCGGAAATGATGCCATCCCAATGAGGAATGCACTGATGTCAGTTTGCCTGGACGAGGAGACTATATAAACTATCCTCCCAGCTTCTCTGGGGTCGGTCTGCTCTTGGCAGTGAAGCTGAGAACATGCGCGGAGCCCTTTCAGAAGAGCCTTCTCAGGACCCTCCCCTTACCTCCCAGGCCCAGACCAAGGGGCTTTATAGAAAAAAAGATGCCAAATGGATGCATATAGAGCTGGGACAGCCACTGTTAGATGAAGGGGGTTCAAGGGAAGCCCCTGTGTGAGGAAACATGAAGGGGCTTATACCTCTAGCTTCCTAAATAAGATGCCATTCTAACCCCAGAGGTGGGAGCTGGAGGCTTGCCAATAATGTATCTCAAGAAGCCAGTGATGAAGTAAACAACTGCCCcacagggcaggggtggggagtgagacctctccacccccaccctgcgGGACAGTTTTTTTCTGGTTGCCTCTTCTGGCCAAACAGGCTTTAGAAAACCATATAAACACCTGTTTCATCCTAATGTGCCACTGGGACACCCAGAAGGCTAGGCGGAAGACTGGGGCTGCACCCTCAGAGACCTTCAGGTGGGCAACGGTTGCAAACCATTTTCTGGGGTGGCTGCCTTCACCAGTGGGGGCCATTGCTCATACCCACCAAACAGAAACAGGGCCATCAAACTTTACTCCTTGTTCAATTAGGCCCCCACagtggtgccagtgtggtgtagtggttaagagccgtggtttggagctgtggactctaatccggagaaccgggtttgattccccactcctccacatgagtggtggacgctaatctggtgaactgggttggtttccccactctttcacatgaagcctgctggatgactttgggatagtcacagctctcttggagctctctcagggtgtctgttttggggaggggaaggtaaactagtttgattctagtttgattcttcctttgatTCTAGTTTGAttctagtttgattcttccttaagtggtagagaaagtcataatataaaacccaactcttctcctagTTTTAGGGGAGTTTGTGATGGTTTTCTGGGATACTTCAGAACATTCACCACAGCAGGGCAGCCTCAAGATTTATACTCCCTGTATCTAAGATTTATACTCTCTGTATCTAAAGACCCATAAACACCTTCTACTTGCTCACCTTCAGGTTCCCTTTGGTGGTGAACGCTCTTCCACAGATGGAGCATGCAAATGGCTTTTCACCTGTATGAGTCCGTTCGTGAATCTGAAGCGCGCTCGCTGAAGAGAAATTCTTGCCGCAGGTAGTGCAGATATGCTGTTTAGCGGTACGGCGGGGGGCGGGCACCAGAAGAGGAGGGACGCCAGGAGACAACGCAGGGGGGCCAATAAAATGGCTTGCACCGATAGGACGATCACTGGGAATTTCCATTTTGATGAGAGCTGGCGGTGCGCGGATAAACGCTGCATGGACGCTGCTTCGGCCTGAGGAATGAGAACATGAAAACGCTATAGGTGGGTGGCGGCACTGAGCGAACATTAAAATAAGTGTTTGGCAAGCTGGGTGTTAGAGGCAACATAAGCCCATCTTTATAATTACACACCCAGCTGCGTAAATGCAAACAAGGCAGAAGTTGCAAGATCGCTGCCTAGAGACAAAGTTGAAAGCAAGATTGTGGGTTATGGTGTGAACAAATCCCAGTGGCACATTCGGATGAAGCAGGTGTTTATATGGTTTCCTAAAGCCTGTTCGGCCAGAAGAGACAACCAGAACAAAAACATGTACccaccatatttatttataccccacctttctcctcaatgaggaccTCCTAAGCAGCTTATTTTATTCTCCTtatctcttcacaacaaccctgggaggtaggttaggttgactgtgactgacccaaagtcgcccagcaagcttccgcgaCTGCTTGGCACTCCCAGGAGCTTTGGAGGAGGGGCAAAGAGCAAATATGATGTAGTGCTGTGTGTCGAAGTCATGTACAGgtgaaaacccagatgtgatgtcagCCAACGCTCTGGAAACTATGGTATTACAACAGAGTTTCCAGAGTGTCAGTGGATGTCACCTCCAGGGTTTTCCCGGACATGACACATAGCATGTCACCTCCTCCCCCCGCCACTGGTGGCCCCAGAAGCAACAGTGGGCAGGAGGGCCTGAGGCCCCAGTAGCTGGACAATGCCCATCCAAAGCAGGCAAATAGCATGCTGACAGACTGGACTGCCCAGGGCCCTGCAATCCCATCTCTGACTACTGTAAAACCCTGACCAAAGTTCAGCTGCATCTGCAGTATCAAGCCAAGACACTCTTGGGTAAGCCCTTCATTGTTCCAGAAGTATTCTTCCAGCCTCTGTATGCCAAATTCTGTACCATGTATagtacctccaggtaatagctggagatctcctgctattacaactgatctccagccatcagaaatcagttcacctggagaaaatggccgctttgacaattggactctatgcattgaagtccctcccctccccaaaccccgccctcctcaggctccgccccacaaacctcctgccgatggcaaagacggacctggcaaccctaaccatgtccCAATAAATGTTTTCTCTATGCATTAATTGCTAAGAAAATGCAGGCCAAAGCTGTGTTGGACCAGGAAGCAATGTGCCCTAACTCACTGTAGTTTAATTCGTTTTATGGGAAGGAACTTTAGGCTTTATTATtcttttaatatacattttagtgTCTTCGGATCTTCTTGGTtcttgtatttttaaattctacatggtctttgtatttttcctcttttgacttttgctttttttaaagagttaagGTTGCAATGGCATTTGGCTATCGGCAATAAATAAACCTGATCTTACATCTCTGTTTTAATGCCTGGTATCACATGGCTTTAATTTTTGGAATTTGGACCAACACCTACAATTCCTGCATTTCTGCAGGAATCCCCATGTTGATTTTTATCTGAAATATGCCGCCATATGTGTCAAGTTTATACCTCCCTACAGGTTGAAAATAATATACTGTTGCCAGCCCTCAGCTCAAGACCtctgcaagaaagtggaaagcagaagactacCCAGAGGTAATTGAATGgtcaaataaagtagcagaatatgcaaccatggctaagCTAATGCCTGTAGTGCATTACAGAGCAACCTCTGAGTtatatgaaaaatggaaagtattcctTGATTATATAACTTTTaaccaataaaaataatagaatgtaagaaGAAATAGGAATAGCGAGTCTCTTGAGCATATCCTTTTTGATTGTAAGATCTACAATCAAATTAcggaaactctgattacccccataatttcccgccACCCTGttaaaaatagaaggactcttctctcagttatgctagcaaataagaatcaagagatcactttcaaagtcgccaaatttggatggatagcctataagactaGGAAAAGCTGGGTAAGCAACATATAGGCTTTTAAGCTATAATTTTTATAAAGGTATTGTATAATTCtatgaatttataattttaaaatgtttcttttctcaaaagtCATTTGATACTGGAAGTCTGAATtatatggattttattttattggtcttAAGTATTTACTGCTAAGTAAGAAATGCACTGTCAGATATGCAAATATAATTACTCAAAGAAGGCATAATCAAATTAAAATCATAAAGCaagttcgtgtgtaggagtggggaatcaaacccggttctccagatcagaatccaccgctccaaaacactgcaccacgctggctctaggttCAACAAATCCAAAAGAAATTACAGCATACTGAGCTCATTGGCCCCAAGATGTGGAGACCATTGCTAGCTTAGACAGCTTCGATCTACGGGCAGCTTTTGCCTAGATTTAGACAGCTTTGAAAATGGATTAGACAAGTTTATGGAGGATAGGCCTATCAATGGCAATTAGATATGGTAGcaaaaaatggaacctccatatctagaggcagtatacctctgaaaatCAGATTCACAGGGGGAAGGACAGGGAAGAGCTGTTGACTACATTCCCTGCTTGTCGGTTTTCAGGAAACATGTGGCCTGCATGCCACAGTTTGAAACAGAACACTAGATTGAGtagcctaagaacataagaaaagccatgctggatcagactaaggcccatcaagtccagcagtctgtttacacagtggccaaccaggtgcctctaggaagcccacaaacaagacaactgcagcagcaccatcctgcctgtgttccacggcacctaatatattcggcatgctcctctgatccatgactaataatatccattttgactagtagccatgaatagccctctcctccatgaacatgtccactctcctcttaaagcccttcaagttggtagccatcaccacatcctggggcatggagttccacaatttaactatgtgttgtgtgaagaaatacttccttttatcagtttcaaatctctctccctccagcttcagcagatgaccccgcatactagtattatgagagagggagaaaagcttctccctgtccactctctccaaaccatgcataattttagagacctctatcatgtctccccttagccgccatctttccaagctaaacagccctaagtgttttaatcgctcctcatagggcagttgttctagtccctaatcattttggttgcttaactgcCCTGCAGAATCCAATGGTTTGTTTGCAGTCCACCAAGGATGTATAAAAAGGGTGCTTGCATCGTGTTCCTGTTATGTTGCAGGGCATTGTTGAATTAGCCTGGGCCTGAGGGTTTTGACCAACCTTCTATAGGCAGCAAGCATCAACACAAGCTTTTAACCAGACAATATACTACCATGCCACTTATTTCAATTCGGATCTATAAAACTATATCTATTATGTCTTGACGGACTCACCATACTCTCCATTTTGGAAGTGTAGGCCAGGCTCCTCTTTAATAACCTTTCGACCAATATTGCTGTAAGTTAGATCCAAAGCACTGTCCCTTTCTACGGGATGGATTTCAGGACCGTCAGACTTGTTTCCTGCAACACCATCTTCTGGGATGTTAAAACCCGGAGACCTGGATCTGGTGCTCTCCGCCTGACTGTTGGCCGGAGACAATGCCAGGAAGGAAGCTGATTCAGAAGCAACAGGGCTACGGCTGCCATTTTGATAGTCTGGATCACCTGCTACCGAGCAAGAATCGTTGGTCATGCCATCACTCTCTGCCGAGCCATTGTCACAGGACTTCAGACTGCTTTGACGCTGTAAGGTCAAAGCCGAGTTGACTATTTTCATCTGGTTTTCCAGAACTGATATGCTTGAAAAGACAGAGCTGGAAGGATCGGGTTGAGTATCGCAAGGGATGGGTGGCTTGGAAGAGTGGCTTGGACCATCCTGCAGCTCCAGGTGTCCTGCCGTCTCCATGCTTTCTACATTCTCATCTGGACGGCACGGGTCTCCGTTCTTCTCAGCTACCGCACCCTCCACATCAATACTGTCACGTGTGTTTTCTGGGACGGGCGTGTTGGGAATTTGCCCTCCCATGTGCATACGGATATGCTGCTGCAGCACAACCGCGTTAGTAAACTTCTTCTGGCAGATGGGGCAGGAGTGCTGCATCTTCAACGGCGTGTTCGCTCGGTGGACGCCGTAATGCGTCTTGAGGTTCCCTTTGGTAGAGAAGGCACGGCCACAGATCTTGCACTTGAAGGGCCTCTCGCCGGTGTGGGTCCGGTAATGCATTTTGAGAGAACTCTGGCAGCTGAGGACTCGGTGGCAGATCAGGCACTCGTTGGGGTCAGCCGTGGATTTGTCGATGTTCTCCACCAGCTGCTGGAGCTTGGTTGTTTCGGAACCCTGCTCGCCACTTCTGCCTGGCTGAAAGGCACTTGTGCTGCAGCTGGCTTGCGGGGAACTTTGGCTTGGTTCAATCCCCGACTCATGACTGGCCGCCCCTGATGAAGAACCCCCTTCGCTTTCCGGAGAAGGCCTTGGCTGCATGTGCATGTCGCTCACAAGTACCCCAGTGAGAGAATCCTTGATGTTTGGTAGATGGGAAACGTTCTGAGGTAAGCCTATACCTACGGAGGCAGGCAGCGTGGTCAAAATAGGCTTCGTATCCACAATCATATTCGACTCGTCCAGTGGGACAGACATTCCATAGGGTATGCCGCTGCTAGTGGGCACATTGTCTAGATGCTCAGGAACCGGGTAGGGGTTCATTTTGATGTGAGGGTATTTGTCTTTATGCCGCTGGAAATGCACTTTCAGGTTCCCTTTGGTTGTGAAGCGGTTGCCGCAAATGTTACACTTGTAAGGCCTTTCGCCAGTGTGGGAGCGGAGATGGATCTGCAGGGCACTGTCATTGCCAAAGACCTTGCCGCAGAATTTGCACTTGTGTTTGAAGAAGGGCTCTTCCGCATTCGGTTTGCTTTCAGACACGTTCATGTTCGGCggcttccctttccctttcttcgCGGGGTCAACCGCCGGGGAAACCGCTGGGAGCAGGCTTTGGAAGATGACTGAGCTGGACGATTGAGGTAGCAAAGGGCTTGGGAAGCGTGACATGGAGCCGGGCAGACCCCGGCCTGCCTCAGGCTTCAAGGAAAGGGAAGGCGCGAGCCCGGCGGCCATGGAGACAGCAGCCGGAATGCCAACGTTCGGATGAGGTAGTTTGCCTTGTTTCAAGGATTCCAGTGATAGGCTTTGGTTCCCAGCTTTCTGTCCGATTAAAGCAACGGCAGCCGAGAGCTGTTGGGACATGTGAGCGCCCAAAGCTTTGAGAGGATCCGCAGCAGTGGCTATGGAAGGGTGAAGGACGTGGGGAGCCATCATGGCTATCTGGATGCGGATTTGCTCCGTTAGTTGGATCTGCTGGAGCTGCTGTTGCTGCAGGCACACGAGTTGCTCGAGGATCATCGGGATAGCGTGGAGGCCAGCTGCCGACGGAGAGAGGCTCTCGGAGGCACACTGGTTAACGGCCACTTTTGTGCCACGGATAGTCTGCAAAGTCACGTTAGTGTTTGGTACTTTAGGTTTGGGTAAATAGCTTAAACCGTGAGCTGCAGGGGCCACAGGGGGTTCCGTTTTTAGATACATCCGTCCCACCGGCTCGGCACCCGCTTTCTCTCCCCTGTCTTCCACAGAACCAGAGCAGCCCTTGGCGCGACTGTCCTTGGCAGTTCGGTCCATCCGATTGTTCGGGAAACTCTCCGAGGAGTTGGGGAAGTCCTCCAGGGGCATGGCTCCCTCCCCATCGTTCATGATTAGGACAGGCGGTGTTTTAGTGCAATTTTTCTTATGTGCGAGGAATTCGGAGAGGTTGAAGAACTCTGCACAGCATTTCTCACAGATGTTGGTTTCGTCCGTTCGGCACCTTTTGGCACTCATTTCcccttctctgtcacctgggtCGTCTTGTGGACTCCCTAAGAGAGGCATTTAAAAAAGACAGGGAAAATGTATCAAGGAAAGTTTATGATTAAGATCAAGATAAAAATTTCTCAGTTGGAAGAAATTGTTGGTAGGCCGAGAATGAACTGAGCTACCAAATAAAATCCAGACTATGCATGGTCCAGTACAGAAGACGGCAAAACCCTATTTTCAAAACCCAGCTTTCATTTCTGCTACAGGCTCAGACAATTTTATGCTTTAAATGGGGCGAAAATCTCCTATATAATGTCCAAAGAAAATGTAACAATACTGTGGGTGTATGAATTGTATCCCTATGCCTAATTCAGAGATTTGCAATGGATGGGCTACCCAatgcaaatgttttgttttttttgttttttttaaaggtagccaTGAACAAGGAAATACTAGCATAAGTCTACTGCAAGTCATGGAGTCTACTGAAAGCCCTATGGCCTTCACACCTCCAGAGAAATTAGTCATGCCCAAAGACATCATGGTGCTCTCCAGTTTGACTGGATTAAATGGTCCCTGATTGCTGCTGTAACTTGGATCTTGCCACCAGGTCCTATACTCAGAGAAAGCGCAAGAGAGACAATCGATCTCATTCTGACGGTATATTCactgaaaatgaattttattaactTGCAAGAAAACCTTATTTTGAGTCTTGCAcaactccaagctgggaaattcctggagatttagggattcAGCCTGGTGAAGATAGGATGTGGGGTGGCAAAGGACCTCAgaaggtccaccctccaaagcagctatttttctccagggaaactgatctttatagcCTTGAGATCAGCTGCAgtactgggaaat
This Euleptes europaea isolate rEulEur1 chromosome 2, rEulEur1.hap1, whole genome shotgun sequence DNA region includes the following protein-coding sequences:
- the SALL4 gene encoding sal-like protein 4 isoform X2 — its product is MSAKRCRTDETNICEKCCAEFFNLSEFLAHKKNCTKTPPVLIMNDGEGAMPLEDFPNSSESFPNNRMDRTAKDSRAKGCSGSVEDRGEKAGAEPVGRMYLKTEPPVAPAAHGLSYLPKPKVPNTNVTLQTIRGTKVAVNQCASESLSPSAAGLHAIPMILEQLVCLQQQQLQQIQLTEQIRIQIAMMAPHVLHPSIATAADPLKALGAHMSQQLSAAVALIGQKAGNQSLSLESLKQGKLPHPNVGIPAAVSMAAGLAPSLSLKPEAGRGLPGSMSRFPSPLLPQSSSSVIFQSLLPAVSPAVDPAKKGKGKPPNMNVSESKPNAEEPFFKHKCKFCGKVFGNDSALQIHLRSHTGERPYKCNICGNRFTTKGNLKVHFQRHKDKYPHIKMNPYPVPEHLDNVPTSSGIPYGMSVPLDESNMIVDTKPILTTLPASVGIGLPQNVSHLPNIKDSLTGVLVSDMHMQPRPSPESEGGSSSGAASHESGIEPSQSSPQASCSTSAFQPGRSGEQGSETTKLQQLVENIDKSTADPNECLICHRVLSCQSSLKMHYRTHTGERPFKCKICGRAFSTKGNLKTHYGVHRANTPLKMQHSCPICQKKFTNAVVLQQHIRMHMGGQIPNTPVPENTRDSIDVEGAVAEKNGDPCRPDENVESMETAGHLELQDGPSHSSKPPIPCDTQPDPSSSVFSSISVLENQMKIVNSALTLQRQSSLKSCDNGSAESDGMTNDSCSVAGDPDYQNGSRSPVASESASFLALSPANSQAESTRSRSPGFNIPEDGVAGNKSDGPEIHPVERDSALDLTYSNIGRKVIKEEPGLHFQNGEYGRSSVHAAFIRAPPALIKMEIPSDRPIGASHFIGPPALSPGVPPLLVPAPRRTAKQHICTTCGKNFSSASALQIHERTHTGEKPFACSICGRAFTTKGNLKVHVGTHMWNNSARRGRRLSIDNPMALLGSDPKKVSEIFHKDVVPQSVNLDPAAWNQYAAVLSNGLAMKTNEISVIQSGGIPPLPTTIGGGPAINIAMNSATVSKIDGSQSAIGSEMEKPSGATTGNVPKHQFPHFMEENKIAVN
- the SALL4 gene encoding sal-like protein 4 isoform X1; translation: MSRRKQAKPQHIHSDEQPPPDVANGSPQDDPGDREGEMSAKRCRTDETNICEKCCAEFFNLSEFLAHKKNCTKTPPVLIMNDGEGAMPLEDFPNSSESFPNNRMDRTAKDSRAKGCSGSVEDRGEKAGAEPVGRMYLKTEPPVAPAAHGLSYLPKPKVPNTNVTLQTIRGTKVAVNQCASESLSPSAAGLHAIPMILEQLVCLQQQQLQQIQLTEQIRIQIAMMAPHVLHPSIATAADPLKALGAHMSQQLSAAVALIGQKAGNQSLSLESLKQGKLPHPNVGIPAAVSMAAGLAPSLSLKPEAGRGLPGSMSRFPSPLLPQSSSSVIFQSLLPAVSPAVDPAKKGKGKPPNMNVSESKPNAEEPFFKHKCKFCGKVFGNDSALQIHLRSHTGERPYKCNICGNRFTTKGNLKVHFQRHKDKYPHIKMNPYPVPEHLDNVPTSSGIPYGMSVPLDESNMIVDTKPILTTLPASVGIGLPQNVSHLPNIKDSLTGVLVSDMHMQPRPSPESEGGSSSGAASHESGIEPSQSSPQASCSTSAFQPGRSGEQGSETTKLQQLVENIDKSTADPNECLICHRVLSCQSSLKMHYRTHTGERPFKCKICGRAFSTKGNLKTHYGVHRANTPLKMQHSCPICQKKFTNAVVLQQHIRMHMGGQIPNTPVPENTRDSIDVEGAVAEKNGDPCRPDENVESMETAGHLELQDGPSHSSKPPIPCDTQPDPSSSVFSSISVLENQMKIVNSALTLQRQSSLKSCDNGSAESDGMTNDSCSVAGDPDYQNGSRSPVASESASFLALSPANSQAESTRSRSPGFNIPEDGVAGNKSDGPEIHPVERDSALDLTYSNIGRKVIKEEPGLHFQNGEYGRSSVHAAFIRAPPALIKMEIPSDRPIGASHFIGPPALSPGVPPLLVPAPRRTAKQHICTTCGKNFSSASALQIHERTHTGEKPFACSICGRAFTTKGNLKVHVGTHMWNNSARRGRRLSIDNPMALLGSDPKKVSEIFHKDVVPQSVNLDPAAWNQYAAVLSNGLAMKTNEISVIQSGGIPPLPTTIGGGPAINIAMNSATVSKIDGSQSAIGSEMEKPSGATTGNVPKHQFPHFMEENKIAVN